A segment of the Necator americanus strain Aroian chromosome IV, whole genome shotgun sequence genome:
TACACGCCATTTCAAGTACAGTACCGACCACGGCGCATTAACTGCCGGACGAACACCGTAGAGCGCCCGAAAGAGAGTGTTCGGATCTTCATTATTTCTTGCTGTTGTTTTTAGGCGTTGTGTTGATGAAAGGGGGCAGGTCTATGCTTCCGGGAGAGAAGGGGAGAGGAAGGAGGGAGAGGGGGACTAACAGTGCGTCTTATGTGTATCCTCATCGGACAAGTTCTCTAAAGCAATTCACATCGTACACTCGTAAATAGCAGTTTGTTCATTGGTCTCTCGGATCAATGTTTGTTTATTCGGTtatctaataaataatacaccATTCTATAAATACTACCTTCATTTTCCTAAATTGAGaattaaagtttaaagttaaagttaattaaagtttctggcgttaatcaatccgcttgggaatGCGCCCCGACGTTCACTTCagctcagaatcgtttgaggtttacgaacgtgtaactgcctatacaatgacttgcggtggctagccgatgtgtcaagtcagtgttttcatcctcccaaacaagtctggtatcaatttatcgaccgcgagggatgaaaggcttggtgagcactagggcggattcgaagcTCCGGTCGATCGTGTaggaagcgggacctctaaccgttgcactacacccgcccctgagaattaaaattagaaaaaaaaaacatttttcaatccaaaaagtgctcttcttcattttctgcacttttcttcCACTCTCAATTTCCATCTTCTCAGATTCACCCTTTAGACTTCAATTTatgcaaaggaaaaaacagTATTTGTGGAATGGACCAATAGGATACGGTCCAGTTAGAAATTGAGATTGTAGGGCGAATTTGCATGGTCAAACGAAATTATACGTGTGCAGTTTTTGAAGCGGTGCGTTATCTGTAGGgcctttgcatttttttcaactttttgttttttttttggttctggGATTCGCAAGGTGTTCTGTTCTGTGTTCTGAGACCTGTTAGTCGGACAATCAACGCCCAGCTCTACATGAAACATCTATACAAGCTGCCCAATACTGTGCGCAAAAAAGGCCAAAACGCATCGAGGTCGCACTGCTGCGTGACAACATGGGACCTCACACGGCAAAGTTGACGCGCAATTTGTGGAGCGCTTGGGCTGGACGACAGTGCCCCACCCTACCTATAACCCGGACCCTTATTCCATCGGGCTAACACGTGTTCCGAGACTTGAAACAGTATCTGCGATCAAAGTACTTCGAAAATGTACGAATTTTTATCGTCGCATCCACTTTCCTTCTGAAAGAAAGGCATTGAGACTTTGCCCATAAGATGCCTAAGTGTTGTTGATAACAATGGTAATTACATTATTGTTCCTTGATTTCAAATGTTTAAaataaatctcaaaaaatttgttagaaattgaaaatatatgcaaatatcgaaaatttaaaatggtCAAGCTTCAGGCATTATAAAGTCAGCTATCTGCACGCTttgcttcattcttttttttaaatgaatggaGATCAGATGATTAGGAAATACTCAgtagaaaattattaaagaTGGAATCATCGTAAGCGTTCATCTTATGGACATCACCTCTAGTTCATGGATGAGAAATATTAAGTCTGTTAAAGAAACGACCGTATTAATAATGTAATAGTACTTTATTCTTACGGTCTCAAAACTGCCTATTCTGCCCTACTACCCTTTGTTCCATGCCCACACGTGTGGCCGCGACGCACCAGCAGCAATTCGAACGCGTTGTCTTCGTAATACAGGCTCTTCCGCGATCAACAAACTGAACTTTCAGGTTACCGCAATTATTTTTACCTGTAATTTTTAATTCCGGAGTAATTAATGCTGAAGTGGTTCTATTTGTGTGATTCCGctttttcattactttcagCGACTATCGTTGATTGAGATGTGAAGAACGGGATACAACGACTACTGGTAGATCTGGAGTAAGGATACATTCAATTGTAAGAGGTTGAAATAACGTCCGATAGGTGAAAAGGGATAAAATTGGTTTTACGTCCAAACACCAAATTTACCTATTCAGGTTAGAAATGGCTTCTTTACTCGAATTCTGTTGAAACTTCTGCTATTCCTTGTAACAGTAAGTAATTAATCTCCAGCCTTCCAGATTCGTGTGTTTGTGTGAAATCTTATGCGTGCAATGTGCGTTGGTCCACGAGAAATAATTACGGAAACAAATCATTTCACGGAAATAGCCCGAACTAGTTGTCGCATACCTATTCATCATACGATAAGAAATGTGGATCAGAAATCACATTTTATGTCCACGAAAGCTTGAAAGGTGGATGGTTTTTGAGGTTACTACGAACACTgtttatttgtaaaaacatGAGTTTTCGACACAAATTTTGatggataaaataaaaaacaaataaaattcataATTTCTGCAGCTTAATTTCTGTcctattctaattttttcatgagtaaaataaaaaattgggTCTACAATTCAGAAACAACTGCGGAAAGATTTTAATGGAGTCTCCAGTTTTCTACAAATGAATCATAGACAGTTCACATTAATTTGGTCTAATTTAGCTTCAACGATGGTTAACGGAAAGAGAGCAGTGTGggggacgaagaaaaaaaaactgacagtGTTATTGCAGAGCGTAATAACTTTTTCACCATGAGATTTTCATGGATCAGAGGCCTCGGGCATCGACGGTGTTCATAAAATGTCAGCATCACACGAAAAGTTGTCCATATGCTCCAATCGTACGAAGCAGAGGCATCAATTCTAAGTGATATGAGGGAATATAAGGTGAATCTACCGTTACTATTAACAATAAAGTGCAGCCAGGATTTGACTGAGTTGCACCATGAAATGAAGGGAGGCTATGTGACTCTGAACTGAGTAGGCTGCAAAAACTAAGTGaactagaaataaaacaaaaaaaaacttaaataaaCTCTATCGGAGCTAGAAATGCAAGAAACTAAAGTTAATCGCATGCTATTTGTGTGGAAttgataaaaatactgaagtCATTAGTCGTTGAAGTGCATAGTCGGTGCCAAACATATTCGTCCGAgtgaacgcgacgcgtccgcggCGGCactgtttctttgtttttcaccAACACACCATCTCTGCTCTACTCCAACAGAAGACACATCTCGCTgcgaactcgaacacgtttaGTGAGGGCTATATATGCCATCGACTAAGTTCTACTTCAGAATCGTCGTCAGTGTCAGTTCACACTCGTCCCCGGCACTTCTTCTACGCGTTGAACTTTCCCAGAACTCGGAATCGCATGGCTAATCACACGTTCATGGGCTCGCTATCGAAACTACCCTTGCGCCGTTTCCCTGATGCTTTCGTTTCCAGAcctctttttgtttctatgtCAACAGAATCCCTCTGCTTTTACGAAATAATCATTGTGCGTTGATTCTAGTTGAAGATGACATGGCCGGAGGCACTGTGCGGGGCGGTACTCAGCCGCTCTGCCGCGTCGACGAGCATGATGCATAATGCGATCGGTGAAATTGACGCAAGGCGACATCGTCTATTTGGAAAGCGAGGTAAATACTTCCTTCACTGGTCGTGTTGCTCCCGATTCTAATTGGTATGGACATTTGTGCGCATGTCTCTGCGGCAATCTCGCTAGTTGCTCTAGGCACCTACGCTAAATTTGGTGATCCcttaaaattttctacttcctaTTCGTTCGCACAGAAAATACGTTAATGTTCATGGAGGAACTCTACTGCCATTCGACAGACAGAGATGTGCATCCAGCTGTGCtaatcattgaaaaaagtcCATTTTCCAGACAAAAGATTCTgactttttgaaatgttcccGCAGAAATTTCTCATGGAGAAATCCTCAACAATTGCGCAAGTCATTAAAATGGTGTTCATAATTGTTGTGCCATTataataatccagaaaactcTCCAGATTTATTTTGTCTGCAGAACCTTCGCATGTGGTTCGCTCAGTCACCGACTCTCCATTCCCTCAGTTTTCAGAATGTTTCACAactaaaggaaaaaacaacttttccgTCCTCTTGAACTcgcaacaaataaattttgctCTGAAAATCAATGGTTGAATTTCTACAGAAGAAATATGTAATATCATGAATTTGCTTTACTGTAAAAACTTTCattgttatttgaaaaaaaatactttttctctccacagttttttttcaaccgtCATTTTTAAAACGATCCTATAATTCACTACTTCTTCATTATTTCGTTGCGATTGTTCAATATTTCTTATCATCGATTGTCCACCTATGAAAACTATTAATGGCAcgatcttccttttttttctttttttttctttctaactttttactaatttcttcccaactgtataaagatatgaaaatttcaatctaTTGATGATTCTAATTCGtctcatcgaaaaaaaatatgttcaagGGAAATGTGAAGAGACTTCATGGACTTTCGAAATTAAATGTTTAAAAGATTTGGAGGTTTCTTTTAATTAAAGCTGTTCAAatatacttattatttatttgtgtccTTCAGTGGTTATGGATGACTAGAATACGATTTTTGTCAGTGGTTGACGGTTTCTGTACTGTTCCGTTCTGGAAATGCTGAATTGTAtctgcaattttctttttgagttgtttttttctagaattttcgaagaattaATTTGTTGCAAATTACCCTGGGGATGCtgtaatttacttttttatttctacgatTTATTTCTCTCATGTAATTATTTCTTAACTTATTTCTCATTTGTAGAGCTATAGAAAGCTTGTAGGAATTATTTTTAGTTACTGCTGTCTGGGATTCTCCCTCCTCTCAGGTAACTTGTGTAGTCATTCGGCTTTGTTCTGGATTTGGCGTTGCTACAATTACTCCATATGCTGGTTCTTTCTTGAGAAAAGCGAAAATAGTCGCTCTGGAGACGTTAAACAGTTTTGCTAATTCGACTTGTCTCATTCCTTGATCGATTCTTTGCAGAAtgattttttgagtttcatCTGACATGTGGCGTGTTCCGAATATCGCAGCCATAATCTGAATACaatagaaaacagtaaaataaaaaatcttggAGAAGAACACAAAATATATatgaaataaaccaaaaatttaaaaaaaagtagaaaatgaacatcttcagtttttcaaaaataatactaATCCTAAGAAAGCTAGGTAAACCTATTTTTTAGAACAAGTACAACAAGAACCAAATGACAGATAGGGTGCAAATTTGGGAATGATTCGAtgattttcaaaagagaaaacctcaaaaaaatcaatgtcaattgatttttggccGCTACTGTATGTTTCGCCATACGTCATTGTTTCATTGCAAAAATGCGTTGAACTGCAGAAGTCCCTGGAGTTTATCCCTCATATGTTACTGCTTTTGAGTTTAAATTGTATATGTGGTGTTGACAACTGCGAAACCCTCTATTGACGGTGATTTATGACTTTTATGATGCAAATAGTTCAGAGAAATAGCCATAGGCTTGGGGGAAATTTTGCCCTTTGCCTTCTTGCATGCATATATAGTTCCTTCTGTTTGAATCTCTTCTGAAATTTGGCCAATCAGggaaatttgtggaatttcaTGCTATCGGCTGAGACTGATTAGTTGAACGTGCTAGTAGAgctcttaaaaattttattggttCTAATATGTTAAACATTATTTACATCGGATTTCTTGTGGCACACCTCCTATCCTGCaaaataatttaagaaaaaaaggagaagtaaCGAAAATACAGGttcttaaagaaaatataGGTTTTAATGACAGAGTGTACTTATAAAAACCATAATTTACTTCAGTAACAATATCTTATTCTTTCAGTTTGTCTCCTGCTTTGCAAAAGCGAATTATTTACGCGAAGTTGATTAGGAAACAGCAAAGCTTTGATgataaatttgttgaaaatcgAATTGTTaagaaaatagatttttattCAATATGACCTCGCTTGGCACAAATAACAGTCTTCAGACGTTCAGGATAGAAGTTTTTGGCGGACAGCTgggttgtttgttgtttgggACGGTGTTCGGGACATGAATGTGATTGCTTGGAAATTATGAATCTTACATAAGTTTTGATGTAGAAGTTGATAAATATTTGGTATGCTGAGAAAAGACTTCTTTGTCAACTTTTCTAGTACatataaaatctaaaatctttGGATAGTTTCTACctgagaaatatttccataaacATAAAAGCTGGCAACGAAAGTTGGGAGTTCCAAAAATGATTTGATCTGCCGAACTTCTTCCACAGGGTGAAATCAATGAAGGAATAtttaatttgagaaaaaatgacgCGCGAAAAAAAGTGAGCATATTTCTTTTGCACCCTGTACAAGATCAaactatatttattatttccgtttcacttatttatttcctcatCGCATCCAAggtaaatgaaagaaagaaaagaagtaaagtAAAGCAGAGATATCCGATATTACCTTAGGAAGAAAGGAGGAGATGGAAAAACAACATACAGAAataacaattttcttcatcgAAAAAATCCAAGTTATGGAAAGggaggaaacaaaaatgtttcgCTACCTTTTTTATGAGTTGaaaattccttttatttccCTGAGAAGCGTTTATTTCATAGGCATTTTTTTCGGCTTCTGCGTCTATTCTTTCATGTCGGGATGTCTCGTGGCTTTCAGCCGCACTGAGACTCAAATCAAagattctctcttttttttaaatcttcagCCATTAACGTTTAATAATTTGAATCCGctgtttctttgaaaacgtCTCCTCATCCTGGAATATTGAAGAGTTAACTGtggaaaataatataacattGTCCTAATTATAATCAATGGCATTGTCTTTGGAGAACCAGTGCTGGCACGCATTTCTACGGCGGATAaaacatatttattcatttcattgcgtgattttaataaatttcatCTCTCGTCAATGTGTGTCCCAGTGCTGTCCCAAACATTCAgttcatattctttttttcttcatgaatttCATAGCTAAGGATGATTAATTAGGATCCCACCTGGAAGAACAAATGACTTATTCGAATCGTTCATACTAGTACGTATATGCTGTAATATCCATGAACAAACATTACTTGTAAAGCCTTCTTATTGGCCAAATTTATAGGGGAATAGGCGTGGCCAGCATCATTTTCGGCCCGCTTACTAAGTGAATTTATGAGCTGATGAAAAACACTGTATCAAGACTATTTCCATATTCTTCTTCCCTTACACGAGGAAGACTGaggtttcatttcttttctatttttaattcaTAATTTGACAATGTCACTTCACTTTCCTCTCTTCAGGTTAAACTTTGAATGTCCCGTGTGGGGTTTTTAAACTCCTCCCTCCAcagcttagaaaaaaaatagagcctTAGAAACTCTATTGCTTGTGCAGAGACTCGTCATCTGAGATGACgaggccaaaaaaaaacgttcttttctttttcctctcattttttcGACTATTTTCAATCTTAGAATTCTCTATTACTcaaaaactcctttttttgtttggaaagaaaagcCATAGGCATAGTTTCCGTGTTTTCGGGAAGAGAGAAATCGCAAGCTATTTTCCGGTgttttcttgtagaaaattacTCGGAGGTGTGCATATTATGGTTGGCGCGGTATTGACCAGCAATTTTAATGCATTTTCCTACTCACGTGGCAACGCTGAGACTGTTACTTCCCAGAATTACAACACTGTCTTGCTGAAAACTCAGGCAAACACTTCTGGATTATTCCAATTCCAGGCTTATTTTACTTACACTAACCACTCCACTCATAAAGTAGTTATTGTGCTGTATCACTCGAACTTGCACCTAGTGCCAGCCCAAATCGGCCTGGATTGGGAACCTGGTATTAGTTTCCATTACCATTACAATTAAACATTATCCTGGTGTACCTTAAGTTATATTCGCAAGTCAAATTATATTGATTGATAAATATTTGCGAAACAAAATACCATCTTTTTACACTTTCACAACTTTTATCCCCGCCAATTGATTGTATAAGTTCTAttactataataataattataattattatttattatttgctatTGATCGGTCAACGTCACCGCGCTCGGCATTTAAGCAGGGTGAGTCACCCGCGCCGCCGCATCGCAGACGTCGCTGCACAGTAATCGTGCCGGACAACAAATCTGGTGTGGACTATACAGTAATTTTGGCGCCAACTACTATTTCGCTcctttttacttcaattccttcttctcttaCGAGCATTTGCTCTcgctaattaattattaagaTTGAAAGGGTAATTTTGAGTGCAcctgaaatgtttttgtttattgcaaGGATGTGTCCTAGCGAGTAACTTTTACGCTTCGCATAAGATAGCAACCCATCTCTAGTATAATTTGTTAGCGGACATCTTTCCATTCAACTTATGAATTTTTTAATAGCTGTGAAAGTTCCGGGGACTTaaagagattttgaaaaagttgtcACAAGGCACCATGGAAAGACTCTTATTGTTTTCCTCCGCAATCGTTCATCCAAGAGCGTCCGTTCTCATCACTCCTTCCTAAtcaactaattttttcaaattttatctgGAATGCAGCCTAAAATATTCtagataaatgaataaataaggaaGTGTCACTGCGGTTTATATCTAGGTG
Coding sequences within it:
- a CDS encoding hypothetical protein (NECATOR_CHRIV.G16173.T1), with translation MAAIFGTRHMSDETQKIILQRIDQGMRQVELAKLFNVSRATIFAFLKKEPAYGVIVATPNPEQSRMTTQVT